Proteins encoded together in one bacterium BMS3Abin08 window:
- the cobS gene encoding cobalamin synthase, whose product MKNLLLALKFLTIVPLPSLKGRIREGDLGKSSVMFPVVGYLQGILIVLTGIVFRGIYNEEISAALMVAVLILTNGGFHLDGLSDTFDALASRRTREEMLRIMKDSSAGPAGVVSVVLDILLKFLLIKKLLLVSGAGLVFILFFPAIGKWTMVAAMYSGKSARTDGLGRIFIEQTKGGIFLASTFILTLVMAFTAFYAGRNNAGDSVFLFSMFSLPAVYIFTRIAVHIFQKRFGGLTGDNLGAISELSEVFFLFLSAGLVSQLSFL is encoded by the coding sequence GTGAAGAACTTATTGCTGGCATTGAAGTTTCTCACGATTGTTCCACTGCCGTCATTGAAGGGACGGATACGTGAGGGAGATCTCGGCAAGAGTTCGGTGATGTTCCCGGTCGTAGGGTACTTACAGGGAATACTCATTGTACTGACAGGCATAGTTTTCAGAGGGATCTATAATGAAGAGATTTCGGCCGCCCTGATGGTGGCGGTATTGATCTTGACTAACGGCGGATTTCATCTTGACGGTCTCTCTGATACCTTTGATGCCCTGGCATCGCGCAGGACACGGGAAGAAATGCTGAGGATTATGAAGGACAGCTCTGCAGGCCCTGCGGGGGTTGTCTCAGTTGTGCTTGATATCCTACTAAAGTTTCTTCTTATCAAGAAACTCCTGCTTGTTTCAGGGGCAGGGCTTGTGTTTATCCTGTTTTTCCCGGCAATCGGTAAGTGGACCATGGTTGCTGCCATGTACAGTGGAAAAAGTGCCCGGACGGACGGTCTCGGCCGGATCTTTATAGAACAGACCAAGGGTGGTATTTTCCTGGCATCTACCTTCATCCTGACATTGGTTATGGCATTTACGGCTTTCTATGCCGGGAGAAATAATGCAGGAGACAGTGTTTTCCTGTTCAGCATGTTCAGCCTCCCGGCAGTTTATATCTTTACACGGATAGCAGTGCATATCTTTCAAAAGAGATTTGGTGGATTGACAGGAGACAACCTTGGTGCAATTTCCGAACTTTCCGAGGTTTTCTTTCTGTTCCTTTCCGCAGGTTTGGTATCGCAGTTGAGCTTTTTATGA